In Pseudomonas sp. MM213, a genomic segment contains:
- a CDS encoding cytochrome c3 family protein: protein MKALFALLKDYWGILCRPSVYFGLGFLTLGGFIAGIIFWGGFNTALELTNTEKFCISCHEMRDNVYVELQDTIHYTNRSGVRASCPDCHVPHEWTHKIARKMQASKEVWGKLFGTIDTRDKFLTLRRELAEHEWARLKANDSRECRNCHNFEFMDFTRQGKRAAAMHSTALAKGEATCIDCHKGIAHKLPDMSGVKGW from the coding sequence CGACCCAGCGTTTACTTCGGCCTGGGGTTTCTGACACTGGGCGGCTTTATCGCCGGGATCATTTTCTGGGGCGGTTTCAACACGGCGCTGGAGCTGACCAACACCGAGAAGTTCTGTATTTCCTGCCATGAGATGCGCGACAACGTCTATGTCGAGTTGCAGGACACCATTCACTACACCAACCGCTCCGGTGTGCGCGCCAGTTGTCCGGACTGCCACGTTCCCCATGAGTGGACGCACAAGATCGCGCGCAAGATGCAGGCATCGAAGGAAGTCTGGGGCAAGCTGTTCGGCACCATCGACACCCGCGACAAATTCCTCACTTTGCGCCGTGAACTGGCGGAACATGAATGGGCCAGGCTCAAGGCCAACGACTCGCGCGAATGTCGCAACTGCCACAACTTTGAGTTCATGGACTTTACCCGCCAGGGCAAACGCGCTGCGGCCATGCACTCCACCGCATTGGCCAAGGGCGAGGCCACTTGCATCGACTGCCACAAGGGCATTGCGCACAAGTTGCCCGATATGAGTGGAGTGAAAGGATGGTGA